Proteins found in one Siniperca chuatsi isolate FFG_IHB_CAS linkage group LG22, ASM2008510v1, whole genome shotgun sequence genomic segment:
- the LOC122870734 gene encoding zeta-sarcoglycan-like isoform X2, translated as MMQRSEVQHASEITQEQFILASQSLHLQRPGCDAVSPVGLYGWRKRCLYFFLLLLLVTMIVNLALTVWIMKVMNFSVPGSPQSASHCMQPVTLTPLNVCGIVTSMSCPTSSLSLSTAAHPPACLDGMGNLQLKQDGIHLEGISEFLLPLYVNEIQSRSDSFLVLRSEKNITLNVRNDQGQLTGQLTVGPEAVEAQCQRVEVRSKDGGRLLFTANEEEVVMTTEKFTITGSEGAMFGHSVETPLIQATASEDLKLESPTRTLTMEAPRGVEVSAAKGPLKVSSRKDLQLESTEGEILLDANTIQLGSLPLGIYTASSSDASQEQAVYEVCVCPSGKIYLSPAESSSTCQAMSNICLWS; from the exons attACCCAGGAGCAGTTTATCCTCGCGTCCCAGTCCCTGCACCTCCAGCGACCAGGCTGCGATGCCGTCTCCCCAGTGGGCCTGTATGGCTGGAGGAAAAGATGTCTCTatttctttctgctgctgctcctggtCACTATGATAGTAAACCTGGCCCTCACTGTCTGGATCATGAAGGTCATGAATTTCTCAGTG CCTGGTTCTCCTCAGTCGGCCTCCCACTGCATGCAGCCTGTCACCCTGACACCACTGAATGTCTGTGGCATTGTCACCTCGATGTCATGTCCTACTTCCTCCCTGTCACTCAGCACTGCTGCCCATCCACCGGCCTGTCTG GATGGAATGGGGAACCTTCAGTTGAAGCAGGATGGGATTCACCTGGAGGGAATCTCTGAGTTTCTCCTGCCTCTCTATGTGAATGAGATCCAGTCCAGAAGT GACAGCTTTTTGGTCTTGCGGTCAGAGAAGAACATAACGCTGAACGTCAGGAACGACCAAGGCCAGCTGACCGGTCAGCTCACAGTGG GACCTGAGGCTGTGGAGGCCCAGTGTCAGAGGGTGGAGGTACGAAGTAAAGACGGAGGCAGACTGCTGTTCACTGCAAATGAGGAGGAGGTCGTCATGACAACTGAAAAGTTCACCATCACAG GCTCGGAAGGCGCCATGTTCGGACATTCAGTAGAAACTCCCCTGATCCAGGCGACGGCTTCTGAAGACCTGAA gctgGAGTCTCCAACACGGACCCTGACCATGGAGGCTCCCAGAGGGGTGGAGGTGAGCGCTGCCAAGGGGCCTCTGAAGGTCAGCAGTCGAAAGGACCTACAGCTGGAGTccacagagggagag ATACTTTTAGATGCCAACACCATTCAGCTGGGTAGCCTCCCGCTCGGCATCTATACAGCGTCATCCAGCGACGCCTCCCAGGAACAGGCCGTATACGAGGTGTGCGTCTGCCCCAGCGGCAAGATCTACCTCTCTCCTGCAGAGAGCAGCTCCACCTGCCAGGCTATGAGCAAcatctgcctctggagctga
- the LOC122870734 gene encoding zeta-sarcoglycan-like isoform X1, with translation MEQSATLDIETLKITQEQFILASQSLHLQRPGCDAVSPVGLYGWRKRCLYFFLLLLLVTMIVNLALTVWIMKVMNFSVPGSPQSASHCMQPVTLTPLNVCGIVTSMSCPTSSLSLSTAAHPPACLDGMGNLQLKQDGIHLEGISEFLLPLYVNEIQSRSDSFLVLRSEKNITLNVRNDQGQLTGQLTVGPEAVEAQCQRVEVRSKDGGRLLFTANEEEVVMTTEKFTITGSEGAMFGHSVETPLIQATASEDLKLESPTRTLTMEAPRGVEVSAAKGPLKVSSRKDLQLESTEGEILLDANTIQLGSLPLGIYTASSSDASQEQAVYEVCVCPSGKIYLSPAESSSTCQAMSNICLWS, from the exons attACCCAGGAGCAGTTTATCCTCGCGTCCCAGTCCCTGCACCTCCAGCGACCAGGCTGCGATGCCGTCTCCCCAGTGGGCCTGTATGGCTGGAGGAAAAGATGTCTCTatttctttctgctgctgctcctggtCACTATGATAGTAAACCTGGCCCTCACTGTCTGGATCATGAAGGTCATGAATTTCTCAGTG CCTGGTTCTCCTCAGTCGGCCTCCCACTGCATGCAGCCTGTCACCCTGACACCACTGAATGTCTGTGGCATTGTCACCTCGATGTCATGTCCTACTTCCTCCCTGTCACTCAGCACTGCTGCCCATCCACCGGCCTGTCTG GATGGAATGGGGAACCTTCAGTTGAAGCAGGATGGGATTCACCTGGAGGGAATCTCTGAGTTTCTCCTGCCTCTCTATGTGAATGAGATCCAGTCCAGAAGT GACAGCTTTTTGGTCTTGCGGTCAGAGAAGAACATAACGCTGAACGTCAGGAACGACCAAGGCCAGCTGACCGGTCAGCTCACAGTGG GACCTGAGGCTGTGGAGGCCCAGTGTCAGAGGGTGGAGGTACGAAGTAAAGACGGAGGCAGACTGCTGTTCACTGCAAATGAGGAGGAGGTCGTCATGACAACTGAAAAGTTCACCATCACAG GCTCGGAAGGCGCCATGTTCGGACATTCAGTAGAAACTCCCCTGATCCAGGCGACGGCTTCTGAAGACCTGAA gctgGAGTCTCCAACACGGACCCTGACCATGGAGGCTCCCAGAGGGGTGGAGGTGAGCGCTGCCAAGGGGCCTCTGAAGGTCAGCAGTCGAAAGGACCTACAGCTGGAGTccacagagggagag ATACTTTTAGATGCCAACACCATTCAGCTGGGTAGCCTCCCGCTCGGCATCTATACAGCGTCATCCAGCGACGCCTCCCAGGAACAGGCCGTATACGAGGTGTGCGTCTGCCCCAGCGGCAAGATCTACCTCTCTCCTGCAGAGAGCAGCTCCACCTGCCAGGCTATGAGCAAcatctgcctctggagctga
- the LOC122870734 gene encoding zeta-sarcoglycan-like isoform X3 — protein MEQSATLDIETLKITQEQFILASQSLHLQRPGCDAVSPVGLYGWRKRCLYFFLLLLLVTMIVNLALTVWIMKVMNFSVDGMGNLQLKQDGIHLEGISEFLLPLYVNEIQSRSDSFLVLRSEKNITLNVRNDQGQLTGQLTVGPEAVEAQCQRVEVRSKDGGRLLFTANEEEVVMTTEKFTITGSEGAMFGHSVETPLIQATASEDLKLESPTRTLTMEAPRGVEVSAAKGPLKVSSRKDLQLESTEGEILLDANTIQLGSLPLGIYTASSSDASQEQAVYEVCVCPSGKIYLSPAESSSTCQAMSNICLWS, from the exons attACCCAGGAGCAGTTTATCCTCGCGTCCCAGTCCCTGCACCTCCAGCGACCAGGCTGCGATGCCGTCTCCCCAGTGGGCCTGTATGGCTGGAGGAAAAGATGTCTCTatttctttctgctgctgctcctggtCACTATGATAGTAAACCTGGCCCTCACTGTCTGGATCATGAAGGTCATGAATTTCTCAGTG GATGGAATGGGGAACCTTCAGTTGAAGCAGGATGGGATTCACCTGGAGGGAATCTCTGAGTTTCTCCTGCCTCTCTATGTGAATGAGATCCAGTCCAGAAGT GACAGCTTTTTGGTCTTGCGGTCAGAGAAGAACATAACGCTGAACGTCAGGAACGACCAAGGCCAGCTGACCGGTCAGCTCACAGTGG GACCTGAGGCTGTGGAGGCCCAGTGTCAGAGGGTGGAGGTACGAAGTAAAGACGGAGGCAGACTGCTGTTCACTGCAAATGAGGAGGAGGTCGTCATGACAACTGAAAAGTTCACCATCACAG GCTCGGAAGGCGCCATGTTCGGACATTCAGTAGAAACTCCCCTGATCCAGGCGACGGCTTCTGAAGACCTGAA gctgGAGTCTCCAACACGGACCCTGACCATGGAGGCTCCCAGAGGGGTGGAGGTGAGCGCTGCCAAGGGGCCTCTGAAGGTCAGCAGTCGAAAGGACCTACAGCTGGAGTccacagagggagag ATACTTTTAGATGCCAACACCATTCAGCTGGGTAGCCTCCCGCTCGGCATCTATACAGCGTCATCCAGCGACGCCTCCCAGGAACAGGCCGTATACGAGGTGTGCGTCTGCCCCAGCGGCAAGATCTACCTCTCTCCTGCAGAGAGCAGCTCCACCTGCCAGGCTATGAGCAAcatctgcctctggagctga